GGACTACGAGTGTGAGACGTCCGAGTACCTGAGTCGAATCACGAAAACGGCGATGGGTCTCGCGGGAACCGCGTTTCACGTCCTCGATTTACTCGATATTGACGTCGTTTGGGAGGCTCGCTTACCCGACTACAACCGACACCCGGAGCGATACGGGGAGGACAATGCCGAGTTGTTAGCAACGACGCTTGCGAAGAACGCGCCGATTGCGGCGACGTACGGGAACCACGTAGTCCGGCGACTGTTGTTTGAAGACCGAGACGAGAAGCGACGTCAGTCGTTCGACCCTGTCGTCGACGCGAGCAATCCGTATGCGAACCTGATTGCGTCGATCTCGGTGGTTGGTGACTTCGGGAATCGGGCGGACCACGTCGCCGGCGTAATAGAAGACCGACTGTCGAACCCTGGGGAGATTCACGAGGACGCGCCGGAGATTGCGCTCAAAGTCCCTGTGGTCGTCGAGCATGGTCCGAGTACGGTTGCACGAGTAACACGGGCAATGTGTCGGGCGAAAGGTCTCGACGCGACGAGAGACGCGATACGGCTATTCTCTGGGTTTGCACGGACACCGTACGACGTAGCCCACGCAATCGGGCGAGGGTTGTCTCAAGAAGCGACACCGAGAGAGATTCGGAGTAGCGAAGTACGGCTTTCACTCGCGAGTCTCCCGTCGAAGCGTCTCTTAGAGGACGCAACCCCCACGGTTCGGGCGATGATTAGTACGTTGCTCGCGACGAATCTGAGCCTTAGCAAGACAGAGTTAGCCGAGAAAGCGGGAATCTCGACGCAGTCGGTTCGGAACCACTTACCGACACTTGTAGCAATGGGGTTAGTCGACGAGACCGAGGGTCAGTGCCGACTGAACCTTTCGTTCACAGACGAGCAAGAACGCCACAAGCGGATTCTTCCATCGTTCATGCTGACCGAGTCGTTCACTCGAGACGTCCTCTTTGAGACGCTAGAAGCGCTTGATGAGTTGACCGAGGAGGTAATCGAGATATGGGTACAATGCGGACCTAACGGGCTACCGGACATCGACCGTCTCCATACGATGTACGACTGGGTAGACTGGGTACGTCCCTTACTGTCGAGTCTAACCGAAGAACGAGACGAGACGGTTCAGACGCTGTCTATTGGGCCGGAGATTGCACAGCAACCCCTCACGGAGGCAGGTTCGTGATTGAACTAACCTTTGGTAATATGTTCGTGATATGCGTTGTATTCGGGTATCTCGTAATCTCGTGGTATCTCTCGAGACAGTACGTTCATGATTAGAGTAGGGTCGACGAACTCTGAACCTATGAATCGCGGTCGGACAACAACCCCCCATGGAATCTTGAGGCAAGAGACAAACACGGACCACATGAACCCCCATGAGTAGTAAGATGAATTACGGTCGGTTCGGGCGATGTACCGCGACAGCTAAGAGTACGGGAAAGCGGTGTGGTCGACCAGCAATCGGACCACATGGGAAGTGTGGGTTTCACGGGGGCAAGAGTAGTGGACCGAAGAATACCGAGTACCTGGAGGAAAACGACTTTGCGAGAGGTAACTCGGGTGGGGGAGCGCCGAAGCTCAACACGAACGCGGTTCAGTCTGGTGCGTGGGTCGACCTCGAGAAGCTCGAGGCGCGACTCTCCGAGAAAGAACGCGACGACGTCGAGCGTACGACCGAGGCATACCTCAAGCGGGCGACAGCGGACCTTCCCGAGGACGAGCTACAAGCAAAAGCGCGAGAGATTGCATTACTCCAAATTCTCCGGTTTCGAGCGACTGGTGACGTCTTTACTCGGGGGTTTGCGTGGGAAGAACCGACGTCCGTCGACGTCGCGGGCGAGAGTTACGAGTATGAGTCGACTAGAGTAAACCCCTCTGTCGGTCGTGGGTTAGACTTGTCCGCCCGGTGGCGACGTCTCATGTCCGAGATCGAAGCGTGGCCTTAGTTGGTGTCTTCTTGCTGGTCGATGTACCCTACAAGTTGAATCAGAAAGTTACCGATTTGAATCGCTATCTCAAGTGTTTCAATTTCTGTCATTGCATACTAAGAGTAGTCACGGTTAGGCGCGTCCTCGAAACACCCCATGGAAGAAATTGCTAATCGGGTTGTCGGTGAGTGACAACGAGGGCTAGCAATCGGTACTAATCGCAAGACTGCGGTACGATACGTACTAATCAATACGTACGTGGATACGAAATGCGGCGGTTCTCACCGGAAGAATAGTACGAATACTGAGAAGTGAGGACGCATTTTCGGAACGTCTTCAGGCGAGCGCGCGCCCGAAGTGCCGACTACTCGTAACGGCAGGCTGGTCGGTGGGACGCCGTCGACGTCTCGCCGTCGAGGACTTCAGCCCCACACACGGGACACCGGACGTAGTTGTGCCCAGTCGGTTCGCCGTAGCGGTCGTACTCGGTAAACGGTCCTTCCCAGTCGGGAGTGTCGTCGATGACCTCGGCGTCGTCGCCGGCGATGATGATAGCGGTACTGTCTTGGCTTCGGGTTTCGTTGGTCGACATGGTCTTTCAGTCTCCATAGAGAAAGGCCGGTCTCGGTGTCCTACCACCGGGACGTTTCAACACGTCCGAGGATACCGTCTTTCTCTACCATATTGTATTAGCCACATGGACATAAGTCTTTACCATATTGGTTATGCCAAAAGGTATAATCGGGCGGGGAACGTACTGAATCGTATGCCGAGGGAACATGGCGACAGCGGGACGTTTGTCGAGACGGTTAGTTTAGAGGACGTCTTAGGAGTGTTCGACGTGGTCGACGGACCGGTAATCTTGTCGGCGGACGTCGCAGACGAGTTAGATTGCTCGCGAGAGACAGCTCGTCGGAAACTACAGGCATTATACGAACGCGGCGACCTCGAGCGCCGGAAAGTCTCACGACGAGTCGTCTATTGGGAAGCCGACGTTACAGCGGAAACGATGGGGTACGACGAGACGGCGAGAGACGCGCCACAAGATGCCGGTGATTCTATCGAGGGTACTCGGACGTCGACGGCGTCAAGCGCCGCAGAAAGCACAATAGACATTGACGCGATTCTCTCTGATATTGAGGTACCTGGGTTTGGAGAGAAAGCCGAGGCGCGAAAGACGGCGGTTCGGGCGGTCCTCGAGTACCTAGTCGACCACAAAGAGGCGGAGAGTAAGACTCTCAAAGAGATTGCGTGGGAAGCCGATTCGGAGACGTACGCAAATGCACGAAGTCTGTGGTCGAACGCGGTAGTCAAAGCACTACACCAAATTCCCGAGGTATCGAGCGCCGGCGAGCGACAAAGTGGGTGGTCTATAGATGAGTGACGACGGCGACGACGTCGACCCAACCAACCCACGACCGAAAGGTCACTATGGACGGTTTCGAGATTCACCGTGGTACTACGTCAATGACGAGTTAGCACAGACATTCATCCTCGGACCAGCAACCGACGCGGAACCGGGCGACGACTGGATACTGTCGTTTACGGGGGAAGGTGCAACCGAGACGGACCGCGAAAGAGTGTGTGTCCGACTGACGCCGCGAGCGTTGCACGAGCTATACATCGAGACGAAAGACTTGTCGCCGGACGCTCGACAGGCGGGACACACCGCCGAGTGTGACCTTTGCGGGGAAAGCGTCCCGCTGGAGAAGGCCGTCCCGAACAAACGCGAGGAGCCGGTTCACAAACGCT
The window above is part of the Haloferax volcanii DS2 genome. Proteins encoded here:
- a CDS encoding GntR family transcriptional regulator, whose translation is MPREHGDSGTFVETVSLEDVLGVFDVVDGPVILSADVADELDCSRETARRKLQALYERGDLERRKVSRRVVYWEADVTAETMGYDETARDAPQDAGDSIEGTRTSTASSAAESTIDIDAILSDIEVPGFGEKAEARKTAVRAVLEYLVDHKEAESKTLKEIAWEADSETYANARSLWSNAVVKALHQIPEVSSAGERQSGWSIDE